A stretch of Prunus dulcis chromosome 6, ALMONDv2, whole genome shotgun sequence DNA encodes these proteins:
- the LOC117629550 gene encoding pentatricopeptide repeat-containing protein At1g05750, chloroplastic-like has translation MSLPAYTATPVQLLQLPKQPPLILPLPNPSHTTSPNPTHPNKHSFYLEKKTQKPIDPTVSWTSSISHRCRNGQLAEAVAHFIRMRRAGIEPNHITFVTLFSGCAHFPSKGVLFGASLHAYARKLGLDTNNVMVGTAVIDMYAKCGGVDFSRLVFDGLYVKNSMSWNTMIDGCMKNGKVDDAVKLFEQMPQRDAVSWTVLIGGFVKKGQFEQALEWFREMQLSGVEPDYVTLIAVIAACADLGTLGLGLWINRFIMKQDFRDNIRISNSLIDMYSRCGCIGFARQVFESMPKRTLVSWNSMIVGFAVNGHAEEALEFFNLMQKEGFKPDGVSFTGALTACSHAGLVNEGLHYFDNMKRIHRITPRIEHYGCIVDLYSRAGMLEDALKVIEKMPMKPNEVVVGSLLAACRTNGNINLAERLMKYLYELDPGVDSNYVLLANIYAADGRWDGASRVRNTMKALGIQKTPGFSSVEIDCDIHEFVAGDKSHVDAEHIYSTLELLSFELKLCGYVPENIVRESYEFD, from the coding sequence ATGAGTCTTCCCGCGTACACAGCAACCCCAGTCCAACTCCTTCAGCTTCCCAAACAGCCACCACTTATTCTCCCACTTCCAAACCCATCCCACACCACCTCACCCAATCCAACCCATCCCAACAAACACTCTTTCTATCTGGAAAAAAAGACCCAAAAGCCTATAGACCCCACTGTTTCATGGACCTCCTCCATATCCCACCGCTGCCGAAATGGTCAATTGGCTGAAGCTGTTGCGCATTTCATCCGAATGAGACGAGCCGGCATCGAGCCAAACCACATCACATTCGTTACGCTTTTCTCCGGCTGTGCCCATTTTCCATCGAAGGGTGTGTTGTTTGGGGCTTCGCTGCACGCTTATGCCCGGAAACTCGGCTTGGATACAAATAATGTGATGGTGGGCACGGCGGTGATTGATATGTACGCAAAGTGTGGTGGGGTGGATTTTTCTAGGCTGGTTTTTGATGGGCTGTATGTGAAGAATTCAATGTCTTGGAATACGATGATTGATGGGTGTATGAAAAATGGCAAGGTTGACGATGCGGTCAAGCTGTTTGAACAAATGCCACAGAGAGATGCGGTTTCTTGGACTGTTCTGATTGGTGGCTTTGTCAAGAAAGGTCAGTTCGAGCAAGCGTTGGAGTGGTTTCGGGAGATGCAGCTCTCGGGTGTGGAACCAGACTATGTAACCTTAATTGCTGTAATTGCTGCTTGTGCTGATTTGGGAACGCTTGGATTAGGCTTGTGGATAAATCGGTTTATTATGAAGCAAGATTTTAGAGACAATATTAGGATAAGTAACTCGTTGATTGATATGTATTCTCGATGTGGTTGTATTGGTTTTGCTCGTCAAGTCTTCGAGAGCATGCCCAAAAGGACATTGGTATCATGGAACTCGATGATTGTGGGCTTTGCAGTTAATGGGCATGCAGAGGAAGCTCTCGAGTTCTTCAACCTCATGCAGAAGGAAGGGTTCAAGCCAGATGGGGTCAGCTTCACTGGAGCTCTGACTGCGTGCAGCCATGCCGGTTTAGTCAACGAGGGGCTCCATTACTTTGATAACATGAAGAGAATTCATAGAATAACCCCAAGAATTGAGCATTATGGGTGTATAGTTGATCTGTATAGCCGTGCAGGGATGTTGGAAGATGCCCTGAAAGTAATCGAAAAGATGCCAATGAAGCCAAATGAAGTTGTGGTGGGTTCTTTGCTAGCTGCATGTCGAACCAATGGGAATATCAATTTAGCTGAAAGATTAATGAAGTACCTCTATGAGTTGGATCCAGGTGTGGATTCCAACTATGTGCTTTTGGCCAATATATATGCAGCGGATGGTAGGTGGGATGGTGCAAGTAGAGTTAGGAATACCATGAAAGCCCTCGGAATACAAAAGACGCCGGGGTTTAGTTCAGTTGAGATCGACTGTGACATTCATGAATTTGTGGCAGGTGATAAATCCCATGTTGACGCGGAGCATATATATTCAACCCTTGAGCTTCTCTCTTTTGAACTCAAATTATGTGGATATGTTCCAGAAAACATTGTGAGGGAATCATACGAGTTTGACTGA
- the LOC117630281 gene encoding protein CLAVATA 3, with product MISRSSMVFCFVFLVALCLVHIAEADCRRIGHGCFGAEAAVFLRQNRKVLAKEKVEVVVAKGVKLHEQAAASAGNFADNGKHNLVGWELRKVPSGPDPLHHNGNSPKKPRNDP from the exons ATGATATCCAGATCATCCatggttttctgttttgttttccttgtgGCGTTGTGCTTGGTGCACATAGCGGAAgctg ATTGCAGACGCATTGGCCACGGTTGCTTTGGTGCTGAGGCAGCTGTTTTTCTGAGACAAAACAGAAAG GTGCTCGCCAAGGAGAAGGTGGAAGTTGTTGTTGCTAAGGGTGTGAAGCTGCATGAACAAGCAGCTGCAAGTGCTGGCAATTTTGCTGATAATGGAAAGCATAACTTGGTTGGGTGGGAGTTAAGGAAGGTtccttctggtcctgatccaCTGCACCACAATGGAAATAGCCCCAAAAAGCCTAGAAATGATCCATAA
- the LOC117629549 gene encoding pentatricopeptide repeat-containing protein At3g46790, chloroplastic-like: protein MAMPPPRGLIPFYANLLEACSLSKNLQTVKQLHAKTIRLCISRHDFIRTKLVFSYASCAQLNQANLLFSFCNRQSTFLFNTLIRAHSSQGLFSQSLCIFIRMLAATKAFDRHTLPVVLKSCAGLLALRLGKQVHGAILVNGFALDLANLNALISMYAKCGELVGARKVFDGMLIRNEISWSAILAGYGMHGVFGEVFELFDRMVEAGERPDAVTFTTILTACSHGGFTEKGREYFGMMEQRFGVKPRLEHYTCMVDMLGRVGRVEEAEELVLGMTVEPDAALWGALLGACRIHGKVEVAERVEQMLYGRLLGVVSLRHLQ, encoded by the coding sequence ATGGCCATGCCTCCTCCTCGCGGCCTCATACCATTCTACGCCAATCTACTCGAAGCCTGCTCTTTGTCTAAGAATCTCCAAACCGTCAAACAGCTCCACGCTAAAACCATAAGACTCTGCATTTCCCGCCACGACTTCATTCGAACCAAGCTCGTTTTCTCCTATGCCTCATGTGCCCAACTGAACCAGGCCAACCTCCTTTTCTCCTTCTGCAATCGCCAATCGACCTTCCTCTTCAACACCCTCATTCGAGCCCATTCGTCCCAAGGTTTGTTCTCTCAATCTCTGTGCATTTTTATCCGCATGCTTGCTGCCACTAAAGCCTTTGACCGCCATACCTTGCCTGTGGTTCTCAAATCTTGTGCTGGGTTATTGGCATTGAGGCTTGGGAAGCAAGTACATGGAGCCATTTTGGTGAATGGGTTTGCCTTAGATTTGGCGAACTTGAATGCGTTGATCAGCATGTATGCCAAGTGTGGTGAATTGGTTGGTGCGCGTAAAGTGTTTGACGGAATGCTCATAAGAAATGAGATTTCTTGGTCAGCAATTTTGGCTGGGTATGGAATGCATGGAGTGTTTGGTGAGGTATTTGAATTGTTTGATAGGATGGTGGAAGCAGGAGAAAGGCCGGATGCAGTGACATTCACTACAATTTTGACAGCGTGTAGTCATGGCGGGTTCACAGAGAAGGGGAGGGAGTATTTTGGAATGATGGAGCAGAGGTTTGGGGTGAAGCCCAGGTTGGAGCATTATACATGTATGGTGGATATGTTAGGCAGGGTGGGACGGGTGGAGGAGGCAGAAGAGTTGGTTTTGGGGATGACAGTGGAACCAGATGCGGCATTATGGGGCGCGTTGTTGGGCGCTTGTAGGATTCATGGGAAGGTAGAGGTAGCTGAGAGAGTGGAACAGATGCTCTATGGAAGGCTACTTGGTGTAGTATCTCTGAGGCATTTACAGTGA
- the LOC117631607 gene encoding apoptosis-inducing factor homolog B, translated as MELALGRERKKVVVIGGGVAGSLLAKSLQFLADFTLIDEKEYFEIPWASLRAMVEPSFAERSVINHRDYLTNGQIIASRAINVSDTEVLTATGRLIPYDYLVIATGHADRVPKTKTERLSEFQEENQKIRSANSILIVGGGPTGVELAGEIAVDYPDKKVTLVHTGSRLLEFIGPKAASKTLNWLKSRRVEVILEQSVSLNNISDGSKTYQTSEGGTFEADCHFLCTGKRLGSAWLKETVLENSMDVNGRLMVDENLRVKGRKNIFAIGDITNIPEIKQGYLAQKQALVAAKNLKLLLAGGKENKLATYEPHSVMALVSLGRKHGVAQFPLTTISGRIPGLIKSKDLFVGKTRKQLGLEPHPVHD; from the exons atggagTTGGCAttgggaagagagagaaaaaaagtggTGGTCATAGGAGGGGGTGTTGCTGGCTCTCTTCTTGCCAAATCACTCCAATTCCTTGCTGATTTCACTCTCATTGATGA GAAGGAATATTTTGAGATTCCATGGGCAAGCTTGAGAGCCATGGTGGAGCCATCATTTGCGGAGAGATCTGTGATCAACCATAGAGATTACCTCACCAATGGCCAAATTATTGCATCCAGAGCAATCAATGTCTCAGATACTGAAGTACTGACTGCAACGGGACGTCTCATTCCCTATGACTATCTTGTCATTGCCACTGGTCACGCAGATCGTGTTCCCAAAACTAAGACTGAGAGACTTAGTGAATTCCAAGAAG AGAATCAAAAGATACGATCAGCTAATTCAATTCTAATTGTTGGAGGAGGCCCAACTGGTGTAGAACTTGCTGGAGAAATTGCTGTTGATTACCCAGATAAGAAAGTTACTCTGGTGCACACTGGATCAAGGTTGCTGGAATTCATTGGACCAAAAGCTGCAAGCAAGACTCTGAATTGGTTGAAATCAAGGAGAGTTGAGGTGATATTGGAGCAGTCAGTCAGTTTAAATAATATCTCAGATGGAAGCAAAACATATCAAACTTCAGAGGGGGGAACGTTTGAAGCAGATTGTCATTTTCTGTGCACAGGGAAACGTCTGGGTTCAGCATGGCTCAAAGAAACAGTGTTAGAGAATAGCATGGATGTTAATGGAAGGTTGATGGTTGATGAGAATCTGAGAGTCAAAGGTCGAAAGAACATCTTTGCAATTGGGGACATTACTAATATTCCT GAAATCAAACAAGGGTATTTGGCACAAAAACAGGCTTTGGTGGCTGCAAAGAACTTAAAGCTATTGCTAGCaggtggaaaagaaaataaactgGCTACTTATGAACCTCACTCAGTAATGGCACTTGTTTCACTTGGGAGGAAACATGGGGTTGCGCAGTTCCCATTGACAACCATTAGTGGACGCATTCCAGGACTGATCAAATCTAAAGATCTTTTTGTGGGAAAGACAAGGAAGCAGCTGGGCCTAGAACCTCACCCCGTACATGATTAA